TGTTAGCAGAATATGTAAACTGCTGCTCACTGGGAACTCTTGTTGGAACTCATCGGACACTTAATGTGAAGGTCACTGTTGAGGAGCAAATCATTATATTGATAATAAAGATTTCCTGGTTTGTTATCAGTCTGAactttcttatatacagtatgtctatctGTGGATGTGTTTAGTTGGGCATtttgaaaatatggattttttgaaGGCCTCCTTAACATCTTTATTTCTCAGCGTATAAATAAATGGGTTCAGAAATGGTATGAGAACAGTGTATATGAGGGCAATGAACTTGTCATAATCACTGAATGAAGGTCTGATGTACATAATGATAACAGTTCCATAAAATAAACTGGCAACAATAAGATGGGACGAGCATGTGGAGAAGGCTTTCTTTTTACCCTCAACATTCTTAATTTTGGAGATAGTTATAATTATATGGATATAAAGCCCTATAATAAGCATAAAAGGTGCAAGACCGGCAAATACAGTTATGATGCTTGTTGCTACATTGCTGATGATAGGGTTGGAACATGACAGATTCTGAAGAGCAGCCAAGTCACAGAAGAAATGATTGACCTCTTTGGAAGCACAGAAATCCAAGTCAGCAGTGAATATTATAGGGATGATCCCAATGATAAAACCACCGACCCATGGAATTACAGCTAACGTTAAACAGAGCCTGTGGCTCATAATGGCTCCATATCGTAGCGGGTTATTAATTGCCAAATCTCTATCAAAGGCCATGACAGCAAGAAGACAACATTCTGTGACGCCAAAAGCATTAAAAGCATAAAGCTGAGCAAAACACT
The sequence above is a segment of the Xenopus laevis strain J_2021 chromosome 8L, Xenopus_laevis_v10.1, whole genome shotgun sequence genome. Coding sequences within it:
- the LOC108699057 gene encoding olfactory receptor 10C1 — translated: MEDFNQTMVKDFILLAFSSFPQLQALLFIVVLVMCMISITGNLSIIILVKIEHSLHTPMYFFISVFAGLEILFMSVTIPKLLANLVANYKHIAFIECFAQLYAFNAFGVTECCLLAVMAFDRDLAINNPLRYGAIMSHRLCLTLAVIPWVGGFIIGIIPIIFTADLDFCASKEVNHFFCDLAALQNLSCSNPIISNVATSIITVFAGLAPFMLIIGLYIHIIITISKIKNVEGKKKAFSTCSSHLIVASLFYGTVIIMYIRPSFSDYDKFIALIYTVLIPFLNPFIYTLRNKDVKEAFKKSIFSKCPTKHIHR